One genomic window of Medicago truncatula cultivar Jemalong A17 chromosome 1, MtrunA17r5.0-ANR, whole genome shotgun sequence includes the following:
- the LOC112418145 gene encoding uncharacterized protein has translation MQISKQIRKLWLFELEKLEHIWQEDFPLDHPLLQHLECFSVWSCPSLKYLIPSSTSFTNLTYLKVDSCKELIYLITYSTAKSLVQLKTLQIMNCEKLLDVVKIDEEKGEEDIIFENLEHLELTSLSSLRSFYYGKQAFIFPSLFFFIVKGCPQMKIFSSALTVAPCLTEIDVGEENMRWKGDLNTTIEQMFIEKEVSHSN, from the coding sequence ATGCAAATTTCAAAGCAAATAAGAAAATTATGGCTTTTTGAATTGGAAAAGCTCGAGCACATCTGGCAGGAAGACTTTCCACTGGATCATCCTCTGCTACAACATCTTGAATGCTTTTCTGTATGGAGTTGTCCgagtttaaaatatttgatacCATCTTCGACATCTTTCACAAATTTAACCTATTTGAAAGTGGACAGCTGCAAAGAGCTGATCTATTTGATAACATATTCAACAGCTAAAAGCCTAGTTCaactcaaaacattacaaataaTGAATTGTGAAAAGTTGTTGGATGTTGtgaagattgatgaagaaaAAGGAGAGGAGGACATCATATTTGAAAACTTGGAACACTTGGAACTTACATCTTTGTCAAGTTTGAGAAGCTTCTACTATGGGAAACAAGCATTCATATTcccatctttgtttttttttattgttaaaggaTGTCCTCAAATGAAGATCTTCTCATCTGCACTCACAGTAGCACCGTGCCTCACAGAAATTGATGTTGGAGAAGAAAATATGCGATGGAAAGGTGATCTTAACACAACTATTGAACAAATGTTCATAGAAAAG